One segment of Mycolicibacterium neworleansense DNA contains the following:
- a CDS encoding VOC family protein, producing the protein MPDTADPTAIKDVAAVIATSGFAVAKAWYSRLLGREPDLEPVIGVAEWQLTATAWLQVVTDPARAGRSAVRFGVDDLDSTVARLHEDGVPTGKPQVIADMVAVIDVTDPDGNEVSFVAELG; encoded by the coding sequence ATGCCCGATACCGCGGATCCGACCGCGATCAAGGACGTCGCGGCCGTCATCGCCACCTCCGGATTCGCGGTGGCGAAGGCCTGGTACAGCCGCCTACTCGGCCGCGAACCTGATCTGGAACCTGTTATCGGGGTGGCCGAATGGCAGTTGACCGCGACCGCATGGTTACAGGTCGTCACCGACCCGGCCCGGGCCGGGCGCTCGGCAGTGCGCTTCGGCGTCGATGATCTGGACAGCACCGTCGCCCGCTTGCACGAGGATGGGGTGCCGACCGGAAAACCACAGGTGATCGCCGACATGGTCGCCGTCATCGACGTCACCGATCCCGATGGAAATGAAGTTTCCTTCGTCGCCGAACTCGGATGA
- a CDS encoding HAD family hydrolase, whose translation MGRTLSPPESLEEIGSGPGGARVGAFFDLDGTLVDGFTATAHAGHRIRRRQAAAGEILGIVEASVRYRIGRMPFERLLVRAAGYLRGESLRELDELGEYLFANRIAQRVYPHMREVVRRHQDRGHTVVLSSSALTIHAEPVARHLEIDHVLCNHFLTDSQGRLTGGIVEPIIWGPRKASAVQDFCRTERVDLAHSYFYADGDEDGALMRLVGHPRPVNPRPGLASAATDHGWPVLTVPRPGGRRRVDRRLRPGA comes from the coding sequence ATGGGCCGCACGTTGTCGCCACCCGAGTCACTCGAGGAAATCGGGTCCGGTCCGGGCGGCGCGCGGGTGGGCGCCTTCTTCGACCTCGACGGCACCCTGGTCGACGGTTTCACCGCGACGGCGCACGCCGGGCATCGCATCCGCCGGCGGCAGGCCGCGGCCGGGGAGATTCTCGGAATCGTCGAAGCCTCGGTGCGTTACCGGATCGGCCGGATGCCGTTCGAGCGGCTCCTGGTGCGGGCGGCCGGCTACCTACGCGGCGAATCGCTGCGCGAACTCGATGAGCTGGGGGAGTACCTCTTCGCGAACCGGATCGCGCAGCGGGTCTATCCGCACATGCGCGAGGTGGTGCGCCGGCACCAGGATCGCGGCCATACCGTCGTGTTGAGCTCGTCGGCACTGACCATTCACGCCGAGCCGGTCGCGCGGCACCTGGAGATCGACCACGTGCTGTGCAACCACTTCCTGACCGACAGCCAGGGCCGGCTCACCGGCGGAATCGTCGAACCGATCATCTGGGGACCCCGCAAAGCCAGTGCAGTGCAAGACTTTTGCCGGACCGAGCGGGTCGACCTGGCACACAGCTATTTCTACGCCGACGGTGACGAGGACGGGGCGCTGATGCGGTTGGTGGGCCATCCGCGGCCGGTGAACCCGCGACCAGGTCTGGCCTCGGCCGCGACCGACCACGGTTGGCCGGTGCTCACCGTGCCCCGACCGGGTGGCCGGCGCCGAGTCGACCGCCGGCTGCGGCCCGGCGCCTAG
- a CDS encoding NAD(P)H-dependent amine dehydrogenase family protein, with translation MAIRVAHIGTGNVGRLALTGLLTNPAYELTTLCVSAESKVGKDAGELAGLDISTGITAVADLDAVIAAKPDCAVYCAMGDTRGPEAIADVVRLLAAGINVVGSAPVILQFPWKLMPRKYIDGIEEAAAAGGASLFITGVDPGFANDLIPFALAGTCQSIEQVRCMEIADYATYDGATVMFDVMGFGKPLDETPILFQPGVLSIAWGTSIRQLAAGLGIEIDDITEVCEKEPAPEAFDIAAGHVAEGTVAALRFEIRGMVDGEPVIVIEHVTRLRGDLRPDWAQPAQPGGSYRVEIVGEPSYAVDICPTSRKGDHNHAAIVAAAGRIVNAIPDVVAAAPGIRTTLDLPLVTGKGLYKLS, from the coding sequence ATGGCCATCCGTGTCGCCCACATCGGTACCGGAAATGTCGGCCGGCTGGCCCTGACCGGATTGCTGACCAACCCGGCCTACGAACTCACCACCTTGTGCGTCTCCGCGGAATCCAAGGTGGGCAAGGACGCCGGAGAGCTTGCCGGACTGGACATCTCGACCGGGATCACCGCCGTCGCCGACCTGGATGCGGTGATCGCGGCCAAGCCGGACTGTGCCGTCTATTGCGCGATGGGCGACACCCGCGGACCCGAAGCCATCGCCGACGTGGTGCGGTTGCTGGCGGCCGGGATCAACGTCGTCGGATCGGCGCCGGTGATCCTGCAGTTCCCGTGGAAACTGATGCCGCGCAAGTACATCGACGGAATCGAGGAGGCCGCCGCGGCGGGCGGCGCAAGCCTGTTCATCACCGGGGTCGACCCCGGGTTCGCCAATGACCTGATCCCGTTCGCCCTGGCCGGCACCTGCCAGAGCATCGAGCAGGTCCGCTGCATGGAGATCGCCGACTATGCGACCTATGACGGCGCCACGGTGATGTTCGACGTGATGGGTTTCGGCAAGCCGCTGGACGAGACGCCGATCCTGTTCCAGCCGGGTGTGCTGAGCATCGCGTGGGGCACCTCGATCCGGCAGTTGGCGGCCGGCCTGGGTATCGAGATCGACGACATCACCGAGGTCTGCGAGAAGGAGCCCGCGCCGGAGGCGTTCGACATCGCCGCCGGGCATGTCGCCGAGGGCACCGTGGCCGCGTTGCGATTCGAGATCCGCGGCATGGTCGACGGTGAGCCGGTGATCGTCATCGAGCACGTCACGCGGCTGCGCGGGGATCTGCGGCCCGACTGGGCCCAGCCGGCCCAGCCGGGCGGCTCCTACCGGGTCGAGATCGTCGGCGAGCCGTCGTACGCCGTCGACATCTGCCCCACCAGCCGCAAGGGCGACCACAACCACGCCGCGATCGTGGCGGCGGCCGGGCGCATCGTCAACGCCATTCCCGATGTGGTGGCGGCCGCGCCTGGCATCCGCACCACCCTGGACCTACCGCTGGTCACCGGCAAGGGCCTCTACAAGCTGAGCTAG
- a CDS encoding glucose 1-dehydrogenase produces MGRVDGKVALISGGARGMGAEHARALVAEGGKVVIGDILDDEGKALAAELGDSVRYVHLDVTQEDQWAAAVDTATTEFGLLNVLVNNAGIVALGQIGKFDMAQWQKVIDVNLTGTFLGMQACVKAMKAAGGGSIINVSSIEGLRGAAMVHPYVASKWAVRGLTKSAALELGSKQIRVNSIHPGFIRTPMTEHFPEDMLTIPLGRPGQPDEVSSFVVFLASDESRYATGAEFVMDGGLVNDVPHKL; encoded by the coding sequence ATGGGACGGGTAGACGGAAAAGTGGCACTCATCAGTGGCGGTGCCCGGGGCATGGGCGCCGAGCACGCCCGGGCACTGGTCGCCGAGGGCGGCAAGGTCGTGATCGGGGACATCCTTGACGACGAGGGCAAGGCACTGGCGGCCGAACTGGGCGACTCGGTGCGCTATGTGCACCTCGATGTCACGCAGGAAGACCAGTGGGCCGCCGCGGTGGACACCGCCACCACCGAGTTCGGCCTGCTCAACGTCCTGGTGAACAACGCCGGGATCGTCGCGCTGGGCCAGATCGGCAAGTTCGATATGGCCCAGTGGCAGAAGGTGATCGACGTCAACCTGACCGGCACCTTCCTCGGCATGCAGGCATGCGTCAAGGCGATGAAAGCCGCGGGCGGCGGGTCGATCATCAACGTCTCCTCGATCGAGGGACTGCGCGGTGCGGCCATGGTGCATCCGTATGTCGCCTCCAAGTGGGCGGTGCGCGGCCTGACCAAGTCCGCGGCCCTGGAGCTGGGCTCCAAGCAGATCCGGGTCAACTCGATCCACCCCGGGTTCATCCGCACCCCGATGACCGAGCATTTCCCCGAGGACATGCTGACGATTCCGCTGGGCCGGCCCGGGCAGCCCGACGAGGTGTCCAGCTTCGTGGTGTTCCTGGCCAGCGATGAATCCCGCTACGCCACCGGTGCCGAGTTCGTCATGGACGGTGGTCTGGTCAACGACGTCCCGCACAAGCTCTGA